A window of Nicotiana sylvestris chromosome 8, ASM39365v2, whole genome shotgun sequence genomic DNA:
TCCTCAAATAATCCATGGCTGTAAATTTTAAATGTATGTATGCAGCAGTGTTTTGATTGATACTGGGATAATGGGGCTATCTTTATTTAACCGTAATTCGAAAGCGCGTGCAGCTGTGGCGTATGAGTTTCAAACCTGCCACCAAATGAAGCAAAAATTTATGCGGTAGGCTGTAGCGTGTTAGATTCGAACCCTCCACTTTAAAGTTATTACCCTTTACCACCATGCTAGAAGGCTTAGTTGTGTCAAGGGTGTTCAACGACTAGTATATATTGAAATACTACAGAATTTGGCCTATATACATAATACATGGCATAATTCCGGTGAAGGGTGTTTAGTTGAACAATCTCTGTTGACTGTGGCTCCGACCTGCCTGtgctggtgggaggtagcaggtacttaggatttagatggtataaaggtAGATGAAGTATGGTAATGTTACGAGATAGAGGATAGGGAATAACGACATTGTTTCATGATGTTTTTGAATACTAAATGTTGACAACAGTGTTCAACTGTTTGATGAAGCAAGTCATGTAGAGCAAGAATCCAGTACTTGTAAAGGTAAAATAACTACTGCCCATATGTATTGTTCTCCCTCTTTTGGTAGAAAACATTTTTCCTTGGAGAAACAGTTTCTGCAACTCAAGAACTGAACAGTGAAAAAAGATTTCAACTAGGAACATATTGTAAGCAAAATATTTGTCATTATGTCAAAATTAGTTTCTTTAACCCCTACAATTTGAGCTTTGCTCAGCCAAGTGTGACTGTTAGTGTAAACAATCAAAAAAGTGTGACTGTTATAgtatgtgttttgttttgtcaGGTGCAGAATTTTGGTGAAGGGCGGCGTTAAAAGGGTTGCTCATTCCTTTCTTGCCAGCCCAAGGGCCAGCTACTCAGAGGTTTGGACGTCTTGCCCTGCCAGACTTTCTTACATCTTTTCCAGATTTCATTCACAATGTAGAGTTTGTCATAGAGGATTTACCTCCAGTATTTTATATGAGGCAAAAGGAACCTTATGGAAGGCATACAATTCTAAATCGAGCTGTTTGTTCCTAACAAGTGAGACAGTGTCACACCATGCTCGAATTGCCTGGAAAAGGCTACTTCAATTTCATTCAAGCAGCGGAGCAATTCTGCCACCGATAAGTAGGGTTACGTGTATGATGAGCCTTGCTTTGACTCGCTCACATCTGGTTTCTCCTGGCATTTTGGCCTTCCTTATCGGAGAGCTAGCATGGAAGCGAAGTGTGTTTGCCGAAGCAGAAGGCTTCACATCCCCGGAATCACTCTACATGCATGCAAAGGATGGACATGTCTACCTGACTTCAGTTGTCTTCTTACTTTTAGAGGGCTTGATTTTGCTCTTCAGAGCTGTATACTTAACACTATTGTTCTTCCCGTGTATACTTATGGCTCCTTTTGCAGACTCCCTTGGTATTGAATTTAGGAAGAAGTGGCTTCGTGTTGTGCGAAAAACTCTAGAGAAGGCGGGTCCAGCGTTCATTAAGTGGGGTCAATGGGCGGCAGCAAGGCCAGATCTATTTCCAGATGATATGTGTAATGAACTTGCGGAACTCCATTCTAAGGCACCAGCACATAGCTATGCGTACACAAAAAGAAGCATCGAAAAGGCGTTCGGACGCAAGCTGCCTGAAATATTcgaaaattttgaggaggagccTGTCGCATCTGGTAGTATTGCTCAAATTCATCGGGCTACCTTGAGATTTCGATATCCTAGACAACGGGTTAAACCCATTCGTGTGGCCGTCAAAGTTAGGCACCCAGGCGTTGGTGAATCTATTAGAAGGGATTTCATATTAATTAACT
This region includes:
- the LOC104249338 gene encoding uncharacterized protein isoform X1; its protein translation is MATSRCRILVKGGVKRVAHSFLASPRASYSEVWTSCPARLSYIFSRFHSQCRVCHRGFTSSILYEAKGTLWKAYNSKSSCLFLTSETVSHHARIAWKRLLQFHSSSGAILPPISRVTCMMSLALTRSHLVSPGILAFLIGELAWKRSVFAEAEGFTSPESLYMHAKDGHVYLTSVVFLLLEGLILLFRAVYLTLLFFPCILMAPFADSLGIEFRKKWLRVVRKTLEKAGPAFIKWGQWAAARPDLFPDDMCNELAELHSKAPAHSYAYTKRSIEKAFGRKLPEIFENFEEEPVASGSIAQIHRATLRFRYPRQRVKPIRVAVKVRHPGVGESIRRDFILINFFAKVSKVFPNLKWLRLDESIQQFAVFMMSQVDLSREAANLSRFIYNFRRWKDVSFPRPLYPLVHPAVLVETYEDGENILRYIEELEERIKELDGRESVRSALAHIGTHALLKMMLVDNFIHADMHPGNILVRTPQDRASGKGLFKSRPHVVFLDVGMTAELSNKDRLLLLEFFKAVALRDGRSAAECTLGLSKQQSCPNPEEFIKEVEGTFDFWRTPEGGGIHPADCMQQLLEQVRRHRVNIDGNICTVIVTTLVLEGWQRKLDPEYDVLQTLQKLLFKEDWAESLFHTIGGLMAP
- the LOC104249338 gene encoding uncharacterized protein isoform X2, coding for MATSRILVKGGVKRVAHSFLASPRASYSEVWTSCPARLSYIFSRFHSQCRVCHRGFTSSILYEAKGTLWKAYNSKSSCLFLTSETVSHHARIAWKRLLQFHSSSGAILPPISRVTCMMSLALTRSHLVSPGILAFLIGELAWKRSVFAEAEGFTSPESLYMHAKDGHVYLTSVVFLLLEGLILLFRAVYLTLLFFPCILMAPFADSLGIEFRKKWLRVVRKTLEKAGPAFIKWGQWAAARPDLFPDDMCNELAELHSKAPAHSYAYTKRSIEKAFGRKLPEIFENFEEEPVASGSIAQIHRATLRFRYPRQRVKPIRVAVKVRHPGVGESIRRDFILINFFAKVSKVFPNLKWLRLDESIQQFAVFMMSQVDLSREAANLSRFIYNFRRWKDVSFPRPLYPLVHPAVLVETYEDGENILRYIEELEERIKELDGRESVRSALAHIGTHALLKMMLVDNFIHADMHPGNILVRTPQDRASGKGLFKSRPHVVFLDVGMTAELSNKDRLLLLEFFKAVALRDGRSAAECTLGLSKQQSCPNPEEFIKEVEGTFDFWRTPEGGGIHPADCMQQLLEQVRRHRVNIDGNICTVIVTTLVLEGWQRKLDPEYDVLQTLQKLLFKEDWAESLFHTIGGLMAP